A single Xenopus laevis strain J_2021 chromosome 3S, Xenopus_laevis_v10.1, whole genome shotgun sequence DNA region contains:
- the nefl.S gene encoding neurofilament light polypeptide, whose product MSSYSYDPYYTSYKRRVVESSPRVHIRSSYVSPSRTTYSPVLSSSMRRSYAASSSSSSSFLPSMDTMDLSQVAAISSDLKIVRTQEKAQLQDLNDRFANFIERVHELEQRNKVLEAELLLLRQKHNQPSRLRELYEQEVRELRLAQDEASGDRQTLRNERERLEEALRVLQGRYEEEALSREDAEARLIDVRKEADMAALARVELEKRMDSLLDEIGFLKKVHEEELAQLQSQVQYAQISLEVDVAKPDLSSALRDIRAQYEKLASKNMQSAEEWFKSRFTVLTQSAARNTDAVRAAKDEVSESRRMLSSKGLEIEACRGVNDALERQIQELEEKQSAEIAGMQDAINKLEEELRNTKSEMARYLKEYQDLLNVKMALDIEIAAYRKLLEGEETRLSFSGVGAITSGYTQSAPVFGRSAYSLQSSSYMTARAFPTYYSSHVQEEQLDIEETIESSRAEEAKAEAPEEEEEEAAEGEGGEEAEEGEEGEEAKEEEAEEEGGEEKEEGEEEGEGEPEGEGEEEGEGEEEEEGKGDEAAEEESEKKEKKK is encoded by the exons ATGAGCTCGTATAGTTACGACCCGTATTACACTTCGTACAAGCGCCGGGTGGTGGAGAGCAGCCCCCGGGTGCACATCAGGAGCAGCTATGTCTCTCCCAGCAGAACCACTTACTCTCCGGTGCTTTCCAGCAGTATGCGCCGAAGTTACGCcgcctcttcttcttcctcctcttccttctTGCCCAGCATGGACACCATGGACCTGTCGCAGGTAGCGGCAATCAGCAGCGACCTGAAAATCGTGCGCACCCAGGAGAAGGCGCAGCTGCAGGACCTCAACGATCGTTTCGCCAACTTTATCGAGCGAGTGCACGAACTGGAGCAGCGCAACAAGGTCCTGGAGGCAGAGCTGCTCCTCTTGCGCCAGAAACACAACCAACCCTCGAGGTTGCGGGAACTGTACGAGCAGGAGGTCCGGGAGTTGCGCCTGGCGCAGGATGAGGCGTCGGGGGACAGGCAGACTCTCCGCAACGAGCGCGAACGTTTGGAAGAAGCGCTGCGCGTTCTGCAGGGGCGGTATGAAGAGGAAGCGCTGAGCCGGGAGGACGCGGAGGCCAGGCTCATAGATGTCAGGAAAGAGGCCGACATGGCAGCCCTGGCCAGGGTAGAGCTGGAGAAGCGCATGGACAGCCTCCTGGACGAAATTGGCTTCCTGAAGAAAGTACACGAGGAAGAACTGGCGCAGCTACAGTCGCAAGTGCAATACGCGCAGATCTCCCTCGAAGTTGATGTGGCCAAGCCGGACCTCAGCTCTGCCCTGCGGGATATAAGGGCCCAGTACGAGAAGCTGGCCTCAAAGAACATGCAGTCCGCCGAGGAGTGGTTCAAGTCGCGATTTACCGTCCTGACACAAAGTGCAGCCCGCAACACGGACGCAGTCAGAGCCGCCAAGGATGAGGTGTCCGAGAGTCGCAGGATGCTCAGCTCCAAGGGACTGGAAATCGAGGCTTGCAGGGGGGTCAACGATGCGCTCGAGAGGCAGATTCAGGAACTGGAGGAAAAACAGAGCGCAGAAATCGCTGGAATGCAG GATGCTATAAACAAATTAGAGGAAGAGCTAAGGAACACCAAGAGTGAAATGGCGAGGTATCTGAAGGAATATCAAGATCTGCTCAATGTCAAGATGGCTTTGGATATAGAAATTGCAGCCTACAG GAAGTTGCTTGAGGGGGAGGAGACACGACTTAGTTTCTCCGGGGTCGGAGCCATCACTAGTGGGTACACGCAGAGTGCCCCTGTCTTTGGCCGTTCTGCTTACAGCCTGCAGAGCAGCTCTTATATGACTGCCCGGGCGTTTCCTACATACTACTCCAGCCATGTCCAAGAGGAGCAGCTTGACATAGAGGAGACCATAGAGTCTTCTAGAGCAGAAGAAGCCAAGGCAGAAGCcccagaggaagaagaagaagaggctgCTGAGGGAGAAGGTGGAGAGGAGGCTGAAGAAG GTGAAGAGGGAGAAGAAGCCAAGGAAGAGGAAGCTGAAGAAGAaggaggagaagaaaaagaagagggaGAGGAAGAAGGAGAGGGTGAACCAGAGGGAGAAGGCGAGGAAGAAGGAGAaggtgaggaggaagaagaaggcaaaggaGATGAAGCTGCAGAAGAAGaaagtgaaaagaaagaaaagaagaaatag